The window CGGCCAATGCGCGCCGCATTCGAGCGCGGTCTTGTCAAGGCCGGCCTTTGCCAGCATCGCCTGTGCCAGTTCGACATGCGCGGGTTCGCCCGAATGCGAAGCGCAGGCCAGCGCCAGCTCGCGATTGCCGAAGCCATAGGCATCGGCAGCACCCGATTCGACCAGCGGCAGCGCCTGGATCGCCTTCACCGCCGAGCGCGGGAAGACCGGACGGGCCGTGTCGCCGATCTCCCAGACCGGTCTGCCGTCGGCATCGAAGACGGAAACCGCGCCGCGATGGGCGCTCTCGACCACTGCGCCACGCAGAACCTCGACCAGGACCGGATTCGTCATGCTGTCTCCCGCACGCGCCGCCCAAGGGGGCGCGCTTTAATGCGAGGTGCTTCTATCTGATCCGATCGAGGATGGAAACGTAGTTGGCGACGGCGGCGCCGCCCATGTTGAAGATGCCGCCGAGCTTGGCGCCCGGCACCTGGATGCCGCCGGCCTCGCCGGTGAGCTGCATTGCGGTCAGCACATGCATCGACACGCCGGTGGCGCCAATCGGATGGCCCTTTGCCTTCAGCCCGCCGGAAGGATTGACCGGCAGCCGCCCGTCCTTGGCGGTCGTGCCGTCCAGCGCCAGCCTGGCGCCCTCGCCTGGCTTGGCCATGCCCATCGCCTCATATTCGATCAGCTCGGCGATGGTGAAGCAGTCATGCGTCTCGACGAAGGAGAGGTCGTCCAGCGTCACGCCGGCCTTCTTCAGCGCCTGGTTCCAGGCCTGCTCGCAGCCTTCGAAGGCAAGGATGTCGCGCTTCGACATCGGCAGGAAATCCTGGACATGCTCGTTGGCGCGGAAGGTGACGGCGCGGCGCATCCTCAATGCGGTCGCGGTATCGGTCAGCACAAGAGCGGCGGCACCGTCGGAGACCAGCGAACAGTCGGTGCGCTTCAGCGGACCGGCGACGAACGGGTTCTTGTCGCTTTCCTGGCGGCAGAACTCATAGCCGAAATCCTTGCGCATCTGCGCATAGGGATTGTCGACACCGTTCTTGTGGTTCTTGGCGGCAATCGTGGCCAGCGCATCCGACTGGTCGCCATAGCGCTGGAAATAGGCTTGCGCGATCTTGCCGAAGACGCCGGCGAAACCGGCCGGCGTCTCGCCATCCTCGGGCAGATAGGAGGCCTTGAGCAGGTTCTTGCCGATCTCGGGACCGGGCGTGGTCGTCATCTGCTCGGCGCCGACCACCAGCACGATGCGGGCGGCATGGGCGTCGATGGCGCGGATGCCTTGCCTCACCGCGGCCGAGCCGGTGGCGCAGGCATTCTCGACGCGGGTCGCCGGCTTGAAGCGCAGCCGGTCGTCGGCCTGCAGCACCAGGCTGGCGGTGAAATCCTGCGGAGAAAAGCCGGCGTTGAAATGGCCGAGCACGATCTCGTCGACATCGTCCGGGCCGATGCCGGCATGGTCGAGCGCCTCGACGGCGACCTTGGTGATCAGGCCCTCCAGCGTCTCGCCCTCGAGCTTGCCGAAGCGTGAATGCGCCCAGCCGACGATGCATGCGGTCATGACAACCTCCGTTTGCCGCAAGCCTAGCATAGGCGGGCACGGCATCAGTCTTTAATATTGTTCAATGGTGAACCGCTTTCCAGTCCAGGAGATGGGCCAGAGCGACACGATCAGTTGATCTCCGGTCGGATTTTTATTGATTGATCCGTCAATAAAAAATAATCTCACCACAATCGGACCCGCAAAATGCCGAAAATCGGAATGGAACCACTGCGCCGCAGGGCGCTCATCGACGCGACGATCTCAGCGATCGGCGAGCGCGGCTCGCTGGACGTGACCATGTCGGAGATCGCCGGCCGTGCCGGCGTATCGTCGGCGCTGGCGCATCATTATTTCGGCGCCAAGGACGAGTTGCTGTTCGCCACGATGCGGCACATCCTTTCCGAGCTCAACACCGACACGCGGCGTGTGCTCAGCGTAGCGATGTCGCCGCGCCAGCGCGTCTCGGCCGTCGTCGCGGTGAATTTCTCCGACGCCCAGTTCCAGCCCGAGATCATCGCCGCCTGGCTCGCCTTCTATGTCGAGGCTCAGAAGTCCCCGGCCTTGCGGCGGCTGCTCAAGGTCTATGCGCGGCGGCTGCACTCCAATCTGATGAGCGGGCTGACCGCCATCCTGCCGCGCAGCGAAGCCGACCGCGTGGCGGAAGCAACCGCAGCGCTGATCGACGGGCTCTACATCCGGCGCGCGCTGAAGGACGGCGTGCCCGACGCCCAGACCGCGATCGCGCTGATCGAAGATTATCTCGAAACCAAGCTTACAAGACGGAGCATGCCTTGACGGCCAGACGACCCAATTTCCTGATCCTCATGGTCGATCAGCTCAACGGTACGCTGTTCCCGGACGGGCCAGCCGAGTTCCTGCATGCGCCGCACCTCAGGGCGCTGGCCGCCCGCTCTGCGCGCTTTGCCAATACCTATACCGCCTCACCGCTCTGCGCTCCCGGTCGCGCCTCGTTCATGAGCGGTCAGCTACCGTCGCGCACCGGCGTCTACGACAACGCGGCCGAATTCGCCTCCTCCATCCCGACCTTTGCCCATCATCTGCGCGCCGATGGCTACTACACCTGCCTGTCGGGCAAGATGCATTTCGTCGGGCCGGACCAGTTGCACGGTTTCGAGGAGCGGCTGACCACCGACATCTACCCGGCCGATTTCGGCTGGACGCCGGACTACCGCAAGCCCGGCGAGCGCATCGAGTGGTGGTACCACAATCTGGGTTCAGTGACCGGCGCGGGTGTGGCCGAGACGACCAACCAGATGGAATATGATGACGAGGTCGTCTTCATGGCGACGCAAAAACTCTATCAGCTGTCGCGGGAACAGGACGACGCGCACCATCGGCCTTGGTGTCTCACGGTTTCGCTGTCGCACCCCCACGATCCCTACGTGGCGCGCAAGCAGTATTGGGATCTTTACGAGCATTGCCAGGCGCTCGACCCGGAAACGGGGTTCATCGCGCATGACGAGCAGGATCAGCATTCACAGCGGCTTTACCACGCCAGCGACTATCCTTCGTTCGAGATCACACCCGAACAGGTGCGCTGCTCGCGGCGCGGCTATTTCGCCAACATCTCCTATGTCGACGACAAGCTCGGCGAGGTCCTGGACGTGCTCGAACGAACGCGCATGGCCGACGACACGATCATCCTGTTCTGCTCCGACCATGGCGACATGCTCGGCGAACGCGGCCTGTGGTTCAAGATGAGCTTCTTCGAAGGCTCGGTGCGGGTACCGCTGATGATCGCCGGCAAGGGCGTGCAGGTCGGGCTGATCGAAGCGCCGATCTCCAATCTAGACGTGACGCCGACGCTTTGCGACCTCGCCGGCATCGACATCGGTG is drawn from Mesorhizobium sp. B1-1-8 and contains these coding sequences:
- a CDS encoding acetyl-CoA acetyltransferase; this encodes MTACIVGWAHSRFGKLEGETLEGLITKVAVEALDHAGIGPDDVDEIVLGHFNAGFSPQDFTASLVLQADDRLRFKPATRVENACATGSAAVRQGIRAIDAHAARIVLVVGAEQMTTTPGPEIGKNLLKASYLPEDGETPAGFAGVFGKIAQAYFQRYGDQSDALATIAAKNHKNGVDNPYAQMRKDFGYEFCRQESDKNPFVAGPLKRTDCSLVSDGAAALVLTDTATALRMRRAVTFRANEHVQDFLPMSKRDILAFEGCEQAWNQALKKAGVTLDDLSFVETHDCFTIAELIEYEAMGMAKPGEGARLALDGTTAKDGRLPVNPSGGLKAKGHPIGATGVSMHVLTAMQLTGEAGGIQVPGAKLGGIFNMGGAAVANYVSILDRIR
- the betI gene encoding choline-responsive transcriptional repressor BetI — translated: MPKIGMEPLRRRALIDATISAIGERGSLDVTMSEIAGRAGVSSALAHHYFGAKDELLFATMRHILSELNTDTRRVLSVAMSPRQRVSAVVAVNFSDAQFQPEIIAAWLAFYVEAQKSPALRRLLKVYARRLHSNLMSGLTAILPRSEADRVAEATAALIDGLYIRRALKDGVPDAQTAIALIEDYLETKLTRRSMP
- the betC gene encoding choline-sulfatase, which produces MTARRPNFLILMVDQLNGTLFPDGPAEFLHAPHLRALAARSARFANTYTASPLCAPGRASFMSGQLPSRTGVYDNAAEFASSIPTFAHHLRADGYYTCLSGKMHFVGPDQLHGFEERLTTDIYPADFGWTPDYRKPGERIEWWYHNLGSVTGAGVAETTNQMEYDDEVVFMATQKLYQLSREQDDAHHRPWCLTVSLSHPHDPYVARKQYWDLYEHCQALDPETGFIAHDEQDQHSQRLYHASDYPSFEITPEQVRCSRRGYFANISYVDDKLGEVLDVLERTRMADDTIILFCSDHGDMLGERGLWFKMSFFEGSVRVPLMIAGKGVQVGLIEAPISNLDVTPTLCDLAGIDIGAIAAWTDGQSLLPLLDGKQRTAPVLIEYAAEGSYAPLVAIREGRYKFVHCELDPPQLFDLETDPLERNNLAADPANAALVAAFTDKVKARWDMAGFDAAVRESQARRWVVYPALRNGAYYPWDFQPLQKASERYMRNHMNLDNLEESKRYPRGE